Below is a window of Glandiceps talaboti chromosome 15, keGlaTala1.1, whole genome shotgun sequence DNA.
ATGCAGAGCAGATATCTTTAAAATAGAATCACTTAGTTTGGTTTAATATTCTGTTAACATGAAGTCATAAATACACCTGCAGCTGCTACatatcaacattttcaaaaaaactacaaaattTTGAAGCTTTGAAATGAATACTTTGGTATTAGAGTAGACTGGTAGATCTGTCATTGATCTGCTTATGCAAACTCTCACAACCCCAAAAGTGGAAAGAATAATGATGCTGACAAGTGTTGTCATAAAACAACCCATAGTTCGACATAACAGATAACTGCAAGTACTTCATACACAAGACTCAAACATGTTCCACCTTAGAAAGAGTAATATTTGCCACTTACCATTTGCTTTGAGGGCTGATAATGCACAAGCAAGCATATTCTTGACAACACTTTTGTCTTCAACAGACGGCAGAACATCAATTTTTAACATAGAAGGATACCTTGTGAACAGATCGTCTGGTAAATACGTCTTATGTTCATGAAAACTGATGATCATTTCCTGCAAAGTACCAAGTGACAACAATGTTCACctactactagtatttcaatATCTCAATATGAGCTTTGTGCTGTCATTCTACCATTATTTACtttacagtgtgtgtgtgtgtgtgtgtgtgtgtgtgcgcgcgtgcatgtgtgcgtgtgtgtgtgtgtgtgtgtgtgtgtgtgtgtgtgtgtgtgtgtgtgtgtgtgtgtgtgtgtgtgtgtgaacaaggGTATAGAAGGGGTCCAAGGAGGGTACAATGTCATTCTGGTCATGTCGGGTCAAAAACGTCCTTGAAAAATACTAACTGGCTATAACATGTCCTTGAAAAATGCTACCTAGATACTGCCTTATTACTGGATACATTACATATGCTTGTTGCATTCTCACCAATATTTTAAGTCACTCATGCATAACATTGGTATTGACCATGCCAGGTCAAAAATGTCCTTGAAAAATACACACTCTAACACTGGACTGATATGCTTGTTGCATTCCCATTACCCAGTAATATTAAAGTCATTCATGCATAACACTTACATAGTAATTACACCAAATAACTTGGTTCAGGTAACTGACAACATCAATATATCTTTAAGCCTGATGATAATAGTTCCAGTATGatcatcaatattttgttaACAGAGGCTAGAAGGGTATACCTACCCAGAGTTTGCACAGTGTTTTCATGGATTCTCCACTAAATTTATGGTTCAAGGTAACCTGGTATGGAAAGTTGTACCAGATTTCCCCCCTTCTGATACATGGGTTTCAAAATCTTAGCAATACCATGGCAATTCTCTTCTGAATGTCACAGTAATTTTTGAAACTGGAAAGGAATTTCCTTTGTTcattacatcaaaatatttgttttctttgtttagctTACCTCTATAGGACTGTGGTTTTTCAACGTTGCTGGTTTAGGATACTTAGCACACATTTCTCTTATCCATCCACTTTCATACATCTTAACGTAATTTTTAGCATCAAGGGCAGCAAGTACATAACCACAGACTCCACTTTCATCTTCCAGAACAAAGCAATATTCTGGACTGAGGTTGACAAACCCACCAATGAATCTGAAAAAGATACGATAGATTTTGAAACTTGACCTTATTCAAATTATGTTCTCTTCAGTGATACACTTAACACTATTCCAGCTGTTCTTCAAATGCATACAAATACTCTTTATTTCTGCAACTTTGTGTATGATCTATCAATAATCCCTTAATTACTTGGTTTCAGTAAGTCTATGAAATTACACCCTCAATACAGTGTGTCAGGCTTTAAAGGGATAAATCTGTAGACAAGACCATTTTTGAAAACTGCACAGTTCTTGCTATCAAAGCTATAATCAATCATATTGATCGGTGCTGTTGTCACAACTGAAATCAATTTTGTCTAATTCTTCCTCAAACAAAACATATGACCAATAACTCCCTAACTTTCATAACTTTCATAGAGAAGTTGATGAAATCCAACATCTAACATTGTGCTTTGTATTGTTCTGAACAATACAATGTGACCCATCAGGTTTCAACAAAGCTCTTCATAGAATTAGTGCTTCAATTAAAATTATTGCCATCTATTTTCCAGAATGTCTTTTCCCTTTACAAGACATGGCATATAACAGGTATTACCTCTCTCCTAGTATACATCTATACACCAAGACTATGGCAAATCTTACCTGTCTCCTACAAGATCAGGATGGCTGGTGAAGATCTCTGTTCCATCCCCACCGTCATCACAGGTCATTCTACATACTTTGTAGACATCAGtctaaaataatcaaatatagtGCAGACTTCACTAAAACTTATCAAAGTGTATTTGTGAGAATACATTACATACTTTGTACATATCAGtctaaaataatcaaatataactAAAACTTATcataatgtatttgtaatacATTTCATACTTTAGAGACATCAGTCtgaaattattaaatgtaaCAATCAGACTTCACTAAAACTTATCAAAGTGTAATGCAGGCAGAAATAAGCCTGACAGGACTTTTCTTTTCAAAGTTGTTGATTTGTGGCTAACTGTTCTGATGTTGACAGAAGTTGTGCGGTAACTCACCTCATCCTTGGGTAGGTAAGGCCGGATTGTATAAATTTTGTTTGACACAGTTTCTGGAGGCTTCTGTGTAAATAAATCTGTAGCACCATCAATAGGCAGCATACGCTGAGGATGGTTAAAAGGGTGAAAATAGATAATGAATATCCATGAACTCTACACAAAGAATCTGACCCCGTTTAACTGTCCTTGCAAGATACAAACACTGTGCCTACCAGCATATACAATATTCTTTATAGATCAACCTTTTAGATTCAAATTGAACGAAAGCATTGTGTTCTGGAAGCCactttgatgcaccactgacacacaaacATTTGCATGTGATCCACCAACATTTgatttggtgtttccctatctcttactaaaGGGTGACCACACAAAACccaatttgtataatttgtatcCACCCACaacaaaaattgttgtcatTCATTAGAGCCAGGCCACACTAACGGAAACAATTTTTTGCACTGGTAGGCACTTGCACCATGTATCTCAAAGAACTTTCaacaaaggtcagaggtcaatacatttatataatttcatatcagacttcaatatattaaaaattttcaaaacattgagAATCATTGAGAAACATGGTTAGGCACTCAAGTGGACACCACCAAGATGGATATAGTGGCGGGTATAGGTTACACAAAATGCTTTAAGTTCAACTTTGACAGAATGTACATTCACTGTTGTATTGACAACTTATTGACTTTTAACACATCCAGGTGACTAGACTGGGGGTAGTATACACAAACTAAGCAGAATTTGAAGTCTTTGACTGGACACCACATAGGAGCAGGTAGAGCAATACAACAACAGTGTGTTCACTGGGGGTGTATCTGTATGTGAAGTACAAACAGGATTTATTCTGTCAAATGTTTGGACATTAAGCATTCAGGATGGTTTGTTTTTCTACTGACTTCCTACCAATGATCAGGTATTGAGATGTGTAAGAACATCTGTAGATCACCCGTAGGAAGGTCTCTTACACTAGctgtaaaaatatgaaatatgaattccCATCTGAAGCCTGATGGCATATGCCCTCTCACTGTAACTTTGCAAGTTTGAGATGTTGCACATGTGAATTCCATGCTGAAATTTGATTGCACACGCGTCTCGCAGCAGCATTATGATGCGGTCATCATTGTTTAAACACATGCTGACTCAGCACCATGTACTTCTACAAATCTCCGCGCTGTTGACAATGCAATCAGGAATTTCCCCAAGTTATCATTCTCTGTAAGGATCACAACAAACACAACCATTGCATGAATACTGTTGTTTTCATTCTACGTCTGAACTAGCCCACTACATCATTTTCAGTACTCAACTCAAACTTCAAAAGCAGGAATGTGTGTGGCTCTGTAAAATGGTCTGCTCTAATACTTTGACTTGAAGGTCTATGTTTTAATCCTGAGTCATTGCATTAGTGTTTATCTTAATGAGGACTACACAGCATCATTCTGTTCTTCTGGACTAACTTTTCTATATCTCTGCTAAACAACCAGGTGTTCATACCTACATTTTAATCTTAATCCAAAGTGGGCCTTTAAATGTCATTCCTTTGCTTTGttgatttatattttttcacagCCATcccaaataaaaatttaaacatTGAACAAGTCAAAGACATACCCTACTATACTACAAATAGAGATTGTTGCACTGACTACACACTTACATTTATgaattgtttgttgtttataaATGGGAGAAGTAATTATCTCTGTTTACAACTTGTGTGGCCACTGCACAGTTGATGAGTTTTTCAGTGAAAAGTGATTATTCTGTTCACAAAATTGCATCCTGACATAAAGAGATGATTTAGACGTGGCACTATTGAACTCGTTGTTCAATAATGTCAATAAATAGACATACCCACTAAATCCTTTCTAATTATCTAATCTAGGAGACTCATGAAGAACTCCACAGCATACCAAATCCAATATTATTTGTATGCATCTAATATCAAACAATCAAGTCCAAGATGAGTCACTATCAAACTCTTATTAACATCCCCTCAACTGATATATTTAACATATGTTTGACTAATGACAGATGAAATACATAGAATTTAAGAGACCACAGTTTGACTGTGAGGATATGTAATAGTTTTATGTTACAGTATCCGCATACAACTTACTATATCGACACTGGGAGACATGTTACATTCATAGTACTGAGAAACTGTACATGAAATATGAATGATGCAACCTTACTCTTGATCTTGGGAAAATCCTGTACTTGCATTGTTAATGTAGTCTCGCAGCAGAATAACTACACATCGCCAAACCTTACACTGCTCTTTCTACTGTCATTTATCATCTTTTGCACATACACAGCTCATATCGCAAGTGCTTGCAAAATGACCTAAAATGCAAACTTTTCCAGTTAAACTATTGGCATGCCTTTATTGTTGCTTATTTTCATCTATGCATGATGATCGCTGAGAGCAGTTTGAATCGCGCCTTTATATATTGCACGTTTACTGAGCCTGATATACCTGCAAAGTGCAAGAATGCTGAATCAGGCTTCAGTTGAGTTTCtgggaaaaaataaacaatcacTTAAAAGCATCATTGGCAGAAATTACCACTCTAACATACTTGGAACTCAGCTGAGAGACCACCACGAAATATCCACGGCTCGAGATCACCACtcatgaacaattctttgtAATTGCTTCTACACCCTGGAAGCATTGGAGAAGTGTAAGAAGTATCTGTTAGCATGTTTGTCTCAGTCATGTGCTTAACTACATCAAACTTAAAGTTAGCTGTACAAgtacaatacaaaaacatatgCCAGCAAAAAAATGACTAACATAACTTCATAATCTTTGCACTGGAAAACAAGGCAAACTGAATTAATCCAGCCATCAGCTAAAGCTAGGGAGTATGAATGGCGGCTGACCTGCACCATGATTCAAGTTTCGATTTCTAACTCTGGCATGGTAATCAGTGGTACACTGGCAAAATGTTTGTCGTTTGAAGATTGGCTGAGAAACATTTTGCGAGTTTCATTGCCAAATACAATTGTGTCTCGTGTTTCAGTGCAGATCAACCCTAAATGGTATGATTAAAAATTCGCAATAAAAATCTGGGCAAGTTATAACACATCGCGCTGAGCGACCAGTATGCATTAATTTTGCGCAACCTGCAAATAGCAAACAATATTAGTGCTTCAACGTCTGAAATTTGACCAAATCTGTGTGAACATAGCATCTTACcatacatataatattcacattctCATTCGCGCGATAGCTAACGCGACATCGCATTGCCCTGCCCTGCACCTTGCTTGGCTTCATGAATGtattctacctacctacccgGTTCTATCATCACGTAATATATCAATAAGACAAGtgaaatataacaattaaaatattacaacaaaGTCTGCGTACATGTCAGACTGGTTTGCATGTAGGTACAGCAGATCTGAGGTACCTGTCCAAGCACTAcagaaatgagaaaaaaaaaagtgaaagttGCTGTTAGTGTAGTCGTGATATGGAAGAGGGAGAGAGCATGCATTGACAATAAGGTCACTTCAGAAACTCACAAATTCTTCAAACCTCTACTCTGAATTTCCACACACTTtttctttcttgtttttgtgtttttgttttacttgatGCATGTTTCTGAATTTTGCAGATTGCCAAAATGCATGTCAGATGAGAGAAGTGGTCCACATTGAAAAGTTGTAGGATTTCATGAAGGTACTTGGTCACCAAAACTTCAGTGTATATACAATCAGAttcttcaaaatcaaaacaatccAACGCATttttgatattcatttttttcctcACTTGTTGTGAATTTTGATAACCAAGGGTCCTCTTTACTTTCCCTACTTTGACAGTTGACAAGAGTATGAATGATAGAACAGTACTTGTTTTCAGATGCCAAGACATCATGAAAAAGGACTGCCTTATCATTCTACTGGCTTGTTTCATCTGACTACTGTACATTCTGTGATCCACCACTGCACTGCATCAAACCCAACTACATTTCAGGCAAGCCAAACTTCTATTAGGTGAACAAACATGCTAACTCATCAAACAAAAATGATGTACTTTCAGaatttctttacttttttttagTCCGTTTTATGTGTTTACAGAAGGGTTTGTAGTTGGGCAGTTTCAAGGGAATATATGGAAAAAAGAGATAACCTTTACTTTACCTAGCCACTTCACAAAGGAATGTAGAAGGGAAACAACACCCCTCATGTCATAAACATACGGATATAGTTCATACAGCATGGACCTGTTGGGAATATTGACTAGTCTTCGTCCAAGCCTCCCCACATCCTGGCAAGAATCTGAAAATTTGCATGCTCTATCTGCCCACTCAACTGCCTGTTGACAAAGCAGACAcactcaaaatgtcatgaaGTTCGCTAAAAAGCCTGATGTTATTCCCAAAGCCTTTTGTAATAGTTCTGACAGTGAAGTGACATTTTATACCTGCAATGTGAGACTCATAACCTTCGTCAGCAAAACACCTCATCTTTGACCATACAGATTTCAATAATGTAGAATCCTGCATGGTCCCTTGCATTACAATTTAAAAGGAAGtattaacaaaatattgatgaagTCTGTCGAGGGCTAATCAGTATGGATGTTCACTTGGATTGAAGTTGACTTCATTCACAGACTTGTCTTTTTCAtgataaaatacatgttttctATAAAACTACgaattttgcattacaatagaTGGGTAAAGAAAAGGTTGCATTGACAACCAGCACTCTCCGTACTTTCTTGCTTGCCACCTGGCAGCTGTAACTCCTAGATGTACAATTCATAACAGTATGTCTTTTGATCACATCAAGTCAGAGGTGTCATACTTGCGTGcatataatgtatattgtaaCACAATGAATTATACTTTACTTGCAGCCAAGGGAGCTATAGAAGACCTACCTCTGACGTTGggtcttttaaatgtttactttcCGTCACATGGAATGCATTTGTTTTGAGCCAATGTAACTCTTCAAGCATTTGTACAGACTTATTTCCATGCTCgtatggtaaataaaacaaatcaacaaGAAGCTCAATATCTTCAAATGTTGGTTGCTCAGCAAGTGGGTCAGTCTTTGCCTGTGAATCACGTGTGGCTTGAACTTTTGGTTCGTTAACAGGGCTTTCTCTATCATTTTCTGATCCAGACGAATCTTTGGTAGAGGACACAGTCTCTAATTGCATGGGCACATCACTGGCCGTACTTGATATGGTGGCAGTAGTACTTGGTATTGCTGGAGAATTTTTTGTAGGAACTTGAATGTCTTGACATATGACTTTGTTGTCATCTTCACTGTTGCAAGTGTCCATTGGTTCTTCCTTTTCATCTGAAGGAGCTGTAGAAACTGAAAGTTTATTCACTTCCAAGACTCTCAAAGCATTCTGTGCTTCACTTAAGAGTTGATTTGACACCGGTGTATTTGGATTATTAACTGTATCAGTTGTTGAGGttactgacatacatgtagtaactcCAGTAACTGTTCCTTGAGGCTCTGGTGTTGGAGCAAAAGTAAATGTTCTGTTTAGTACCTTACCAGCTGCACTGATAGGTAACCTGAACT
It encodes the following:
- the LOC144446134 gene encoding protein O-GlcNAcase-like, which codes for MSSVENGNFLSGVVEGFYGRPWTTDQRMRLFQLMNKLRLKHYMYAPKDDHKHRSYWREMYSVEEAEHLTSLIEAAKENNVQFIYALSPGLDITFSSAKEVTCLKRKLEQVKEFGCEVFALLFDDIDTDMCAADKEIFQSFAHAQVSVTNEVYQHLGQPLFLFCPTEYCGTRADPGVSSSEYLTTIGNKLLPDVHVLWTGPKVVSKTISTESILELNKVLKRPPVIWDNIHANDYDQKRLFLGPYCGRSTDLLPHLSGVLTNPNCEYEANFIPLHTLSAWCQSIGSPDGKKDVSESCSPAINADIKLETEGDATLSNSQHLGGYDPKVALKAAINDWMREFRLPISAAGKVLNRTFTFAPTPEPQGTVTGVTTCMSVTSTTDTVNNPNTPVSNQLLSEAQNALRVLEVNKLSVSTAPSDEKEEPMDTCNSEDDNKVICQDIQVPTKNSPAIPSTTATISSTASDVPMQLETVSSTKDSSGSENDRESPVNEPKVQATRDSQAKTDPLAEQPTFEDIELLVDLFYLPYEHGNKSVQMLEELHWLKTNAFHVTESKHLKDPTSEAVEWADRACKFSDSCQDVGRLGRRLVNIPNRSMLYELYPYVYDMRGVVSLLHSFVKWLVLGQVPQICCTYMQTSLTWCRSNYKELFMSGDLEPWIFRGGLSAEFQRMLPIDGATDLFTQKPPETVSNKIYTIRPYLPKDETDVYKVCRMTCDDGGDGTEIFTSHPDLVGDRFIGGFVNLSPEYCFVLEDESGVCGYVLAALDAKNYVKMYESGWIREMCAKYPKPATLKNHSPIEEMIISFHEHKTYLPDDLFTRYPSMLKIDVLPSVEDKSVVKNMLACALSALKANGSQGACAEVGVGDKNKIEFYSQLGFFEIPSADKTSDDVLILVRAM